A window from Anser cygnoides isolate HZ-2024a breed goose chromosome 1, Taihu_goose_T2T_genome, whole genome shotgun sequence encodes these proteins:
- the NSUN3 gene encoding tRNA (cytosine(34)-C(5))-methyltransferase, mitochondrial isoform X2: MVENKTKGKLQKQICQVVLDHFEKQYTAELGDKWTSVRDVLTCPSCWQYAILLNKFSQSTELENTLRVKGYHLAFRGTLPYLPRSLKCYISRTPRRFPAQKHQTGKLKEYYLLNAASVLPVLALEVKDGEDVLDLCAAPGGKSVTILQCAYPGQFHCNEYDDLRSRWLKQTMESFIPDPLVNLITVSKQDGRQIGDFKPESYDKVLVDAPCSNDRSWLFSSDTQQAKLRLIQRKELSSLQFQLLSSRNNSACGKTPHLSGLLSLGYNVPYIYICVCVCVCIYICVYIYMFFFLTCKIQVYNLLGMNEELLTRELHSQLLSVLAFVKVMDVLACFGTLTVTLNDLCIVLFTCLKVQSFHCALPFLTSKYKQVTLALGYSLPAYSAVALSVSPEFLRCFTAKLL, translated from the exons ATG gtggaaaataaaacaaaagggaaaCTTCAAAAGCAAATTTGTCAAGTTGTTCTGGATCATTTTGAGAAGCAGTACACAGCGGAACTGGGAGATAAGTGGACCAGTGTCAG AGATGTACTCACATGCCCGTCGTGCTGGCAGTATGCCATCCTGCTTAACAAATTCAGCCAGTCCACTGAACTGGAGAATACGTTGCGTGTGAAGGGATATCATCTTGCCTTTCGAGGAACTTTGCCTTATCTTCCAAGATCATTGAAGTGTTACATCAGTAGAACTCCTAGGAGATTCCCTGCGCAAAAACACCAAACTGGTAAACTGAAAGAATATTATCTGCTGAATGCTGCTTCAGTGTTACCAGTGCTGGCATTAGAGGTGAAGGATGGGGAAGACGTTTTGGATCTCTGTGCTGCACCAGGGGGTAAATCAGTAACTATCCTACAGTGTGCCTATCCAG gtCAATTTCACTGTAACGAGTATGATGATTTGAGATCAAGATGGTTGAAACAGACAATGGAATCCTTCATCCCGGATCCATTGGTTAACTTAATAACTGTCTCTAAACAAGACGGTAGACAGATTGGAGATTTTAAACCTGAATCGTATGACAAg GTACTGGTTGATGCTCCTTGTTCAAATGACAGAAGCTGGTTATTCTCTTCTGATACTCAGCAAGCTAAGCTTAGGctaatacaaagaaaagaattatcTTCTCTACAATTCCAGCTGCTAAG TAGCAGAAACAACTCTGCCTGTGGCAAAACCCCACATCTCAGTGGCCTCTTAAGTCTTGGTTATAACGttccatacatatatatatgtgtgtgtgtgtgtgtatgtatatatatatgtgtgtatatatatatgtttttttttcttacatgcaAAATTCAGGTATATAATCTACTTGGTATGAATGAGGAACTGCTTACTCGTGAACTGCATTCCCAACTTTTATCAGTGCTTGCATTTGTCAAAGTAATGGATGTGTTGGCATGCTTTGGGACACTGACTGTGACACTTAATGatctttgtattgttttgttcaCATGTTTAAAAGTACAAAGTTTCCATTGTGCCCTACCATTTCTCACTAGCAAATACAAGCAAGTGACACTTGCACTGGGCTATTCCCTCCCAGCATACAGTGCAGTGGCATTGAGCGTTAGCCCAGAATTCCTGAGATGCTTTACTGCAAAACTTCTCTAA
- the NSUN3 gene encoding tRNA (cytosine(34)-C(5))-methyltransferase, mitochondrial isoform X1 → MRLPPAAARLLPAPLPAGAGLWPRRGAARPSEQVENKTKGKLQKQICQVVLDHFEKQYTAELGDKWTSVRDVLTCPSCWQYAILLNKFSQSTELENTLRVKGYHLAFRGTLPYLPRSLKCYISRTPRRFPAQKHQTGKLKEYYLLNAASVLPVLALEVKDGEDVLDLCAAPGGKSVTILQCAYPGQFHCNEYDDLRSRWLKQTMESFIPDPLVNLITVSKQDGRQIGDFKPESYDKVLVDAPCSNDRSWLFSSDTQQAKLRLIQRKELSSLQFQLLSSRNNSACGKTPHLSGLLSLGYNVPYIYICVCVCVCIYICVYIYMFFFLTCKIQVYNLLGMNEELLTRELHSQLLSVLAFVKVMDVLACFGTLTVTLNDLCIVLFTCLKVQSFHCALPFLTSKYKQVTLALGYSLPAYSAVALSVSPEFLRCFTAKLL, encoded by the exons ATGCGGCTGCCGCCCGCCGCGGCccggctgctgccagcaccgctccccgccggggccggCCTGTGGCCGCGGCGAGGGGCCGCCCGGCCGTCGGAGCAG gtggaaaataaaacaaaagggaaaCTTCAAAAGCAAATTTGTCAAGTTGTTCTGGATCATTTTGAGAAGCAGTACACAGCGGAACTGGGAGATAAGTGGACCAGTGTCAG AGATGTACTCACATGCCCGTCGTGCTGGCAGTATGCCATCCTGCTTAACAAATTCAGCCAGTCCACTGAACTGGAGAATACGTTGCGTGTGAAGGGATATCATCTTGCCTTTCGAGGAACTTTGCCTTATCTTCCAAGATCATTGAAGTGTTACATCAGTAGAACTCCTAGGAGATTCCCTGCGCAAAAACACCAAACTGGTAAACTGAAAGAATATTATCTGCTGAATGCTGCTTCAGTGTTACCAGTGCTGGCATTAGAGGTGAAGGATGGGGAAGACGTTTTGGATCTCTGTGCTGCACCAGGGGGTAAATCAGTAACTATCCTACAGTGTGCCTATCCAG gtCAATTTCACTGTAACGAGTATGATGATTTGAGATCAAGATGGTTGAAACAGACAATGGAATCCTTCATCCCGGATCCATTGGTTAACTTAATAACTGTCTCTAAACAAGACGGTAGACAGATTGGAGATTTTAAACCTGAATCGTATGACAAg GTACTGGTTGATGCTCCTTGTTCAAATGACAGAAGCTGGTTATTCTCTTCTGATACTCAGCAAGCTAAGCTTAGGctaatacaaagaaaagaattatcTTCTCTACAATTCCAGCTGCTAAG TAGCAGAAACAACTCTGCCTGTGGCAAAACCCCACATCTCAGTGGCCTCTTAAGTCTTGGTTATAACGttccatacatatatatatgtgtgtgtgtgtgtgtatgtatatatatatgtgtgtatatatatatgtttttttttcttacatgcaAAATTCAGGTATATAATCTACTTGGTATGAATGAGGAACTGCTTACTCGTGAACTGCATTCCCAACTTTTATCAGTGCTTGCATTTGTCAAAGTAATGGATGTGTTGGCATGCTTTGGGACACTGACTGTGACACTTAATGatctttgtattgttttgttcaCATGTTTAAAAGTACAAAGTTTCCATTGTGCCCTACCATTTCTCACTAGCAAATACAAGCAAGTGACACTTGCACTGGGCTATTCCCTCCCAGCATACAGTGCAGTGGCATTGAGCGTTAGCCCAGAATTCCTGAGATGCTTTACTGCAAAACTTCTCTAA
- the NSUN3 gene encoding tRNA (cytosine(34)-C(5))-methyltransferase, mitochondrial isoform X4, which produces MRLPPAAARLLPAPLPAGAGLWPRRGAARPSEQVENKTKGKLQKQICQVVLDHFEKQYTAELGDKWTSVRDVLTCPSCWQYAILLNKFSQSTELENTLRVKGYHLAFRGTLPYLPRSLKCYISRTPRRFPAQKHQTGKLKEYYLLNAASVLPVLALEVKDGEDVLDLCAAPGGKSVTILQCAYPGQFHCNEYDDLRSRWLKQTMESFIPDPLVNLITVSKQDGRQIGDFKPESYDKVLVDAPCSNDRSWLFSSDTQQAKLRLIQRKELSSLQFQLLRSAIKALRPGGSLVYSTCTLSKAENGDVINLILKSCANVMPVDISEMAKAVSQEFTFLCDTQQHELLVLPEKGKAWGPMYVAKLKKI; this is translated from the exons ATGCGGCTGCCGCCCGCCGCGGCccggctgctgccagcaccgctccccgccggggccggCCTGTGGCCGCGGCGAGGGGCCGCCCGGCCGTCGGAGCAG gtggaaaataaaacaaaagggaaaCTTCAAAAGCAAATTTGTCAAGTTGTTCTGGATCATTTTGAGAAGCAGTACACAGCGGAACTGGGAGATAAGTGGACCAGTGTCAG AGATGTACTCACATGCCCGTCGTGCTGGCAGTATGCCATCCTGCTTAACAAATTCAGCCAGTCCACTGAACTGGAGAATACGTTGCGTGTGAAGGGATATCATCTTGCCTTTCGAGGAACTTTGCCTTATCTTCCAAGATCATTGAAGTGTTACATCAGTAGAACTCCTAGGAGATTCCCTGCGCAAAAACACCAAACTGGTAAACTGAAAGAATATTATCTGCTGAATGCTGCTTCAGTGTTACCAGTGCTGGCATTAGAGGTGAAGGATGGGGAAGACGTTTTGGATCTCTGTGCTGCACCAGGGGGTAAATCAGTAACTATCCTACAGTGTGCCTATCCAG gtCAATTTCACTGTAACGAGTATGATGATTTGAGATCAAGATGGTTGAAACAGACAATGGAATCCTTCATCCCGGATCCATTGGTTAACTTAATAACTGTCTCTAAACAAGACGGTAGACAGATTGGAGATTTTAAACCTGAATCGTATGACAAg GTACTGGTTGATGCTCCTTGTTCAAATGACAGAAGCTGGTTATTCTCTTCTGATACTCAGCAAGCTAAGCTTAGGctaatacaaagaaaagaattatcTTCTCTACAATTCCAGCTGCTAAG GTCTGCTATTAAAGCATTGCGTCCTGGTGGATCATTGGTCTATTCTACTTGCACTCTCTCGAAGGCAGAAAACGGCGATGTAATAAATCTCATTCTAAAATCCTGCGCTAATGTAATGCCTGTAGATATAAGTGAAATGGCCAAAGCTGTTTCCCAGGAATTCACTTTTCTCTGTGATACACAACAGCATGAACTTCTGGTTCTGCCGGAGAAAGGGAAAGCCTGGGGCCCAATGTATGTAgctaaattaaagaaaatatag
- the NSUN3 gene encoding tRNA (cytosine(34)-C(5))-methyltransferase, mitochondrial isoform X3, translating into MRLPPAAARLLPAPLPAGAGLWPRRGAARPSEQVENKTKGKLQKQICQVVLDHFEKQYTAELGDKWTSVRDVLTCPSCWQYAILLNKFSQSTELENTLRVKGYHLAFRGTLPYLPRSLKCYISRTPRRFPAQKHQTGQFHCNEYDDLRSRWLKQTMESFIPDPLVNLITVSKQDGRQIGDFKPESYDKVLVDAPCSNDRSWLFSSDTQQAKLRLIQRKELSSLQFQLLSSRNNSACGKTPHLSGLLSLGYNVPYIYICVCVCVCIYICVYIYMFFFLTCKIQVYNLLGMNEELLTRELHSQLLSVLAFVKVMDVLACFGTLTVTLNDLCIVLFTCLKVQSFHCALPFLTSKYKQVTLALGYSLPAYSAVALSVSPEFLRCFTAKLL; encoded by the exons ATGCGGCTGCCGCCCGCCGCGGCccggctgctgccagcaccgctccccgccggggccggCCTGTGGCCGCGGCGAGGGGCCGCCCGGCCGTCGGAGCAG gtggaaaataaaacaaaagggaaaCTTCAAAAGCAAATTTGTCAAGTTGTTCTGGATCATTTTGAGAAGCAGTACACAGCGGAACTGGGAGATAAGTGGACCAGTGTCAG AGATGTACTCACATGCCCGTCGTGCTGGCAGTATGCCATCCTGCTTAACAAATTCAGCCAGTCCACTGAACTGGAGAATACGTTGCGTGTGAAGGGATATCATCTTGCCTTTCGAGGAACTTTGCCTTATCTTCCAAGATCATTGAAGTGTTACATCAGTAGAACTCCTAGGAGATTCCCTGCGCAAAAACACCAAACTG gtCAATTTCACTGTAACGAGTATGATGATTTGAGATCAAGATGGTTGAAACAGACAATGGAATCCTTCATCCCGGATCCATTGGTTAACTTAATAACTGTCTCTAAACAAGACGGTAGACAGATTGGAGATTTTAAACCTGAATCGTATGACAAg GTACTGGTTGATGCTCCTTGTTCAAATGACAGAAGCTGGTTATTCTCTTCTGATACTCAGCAAGCTAAGCTTAGGctaatacaaagaaaagaattatcTTCTCTACAATTCCAGCTGCTAAG TAGCAGAAACAACTCTGCCTGTGGCAAAACCCCACATCTCAGTGGCCTCTTAAGTCTTGGTTATAACGttccatacatatatatatgtgtgtgtgtgtgtgtatgtatatatatatgtgtgtatatatatatgtttttttttcttacatgcaAAATTCAGGTATATAATCTACTTGGTATGAATGAGGAACTGCTTACTCGTGAACTGCATTCCCAACTTTTATCAGTGCTTGCATTTGTCAAAGTAATGGATGTGTTGGCATGCTTTGGGACACTGACTGTGACACTTAATGatctttgtattgttttgttcaCATGTTTAAAAGTACAAAGTTTCCATTGTGCCCTACCATTTCTCACTAGCAAATACAAGCAAGTGACACTTGCACTGGGCTATTCCCTCCCAGCATACAGTGCAGTGGCATTGAGCGTTAGCCCAGAATTCCTGAGATGCTTTACTGCAAAACTTCTCTAA